In Salarias fasciatus chromosome 2, fSalaFa1.1, whole genome shotgun sequence, one genomic interval encodes:
- the LOC115403997 gene encoding protocadherin gamma-A11-like, with product MNVWAFFVNTMDRRFRLIRCCVAFLYLSLHFTDGDVSYLVAEEIKRGTVIGSIAKDLGLGIATLSSRKARIDTDRNDKRYCDISLSNGDLIVTDRIDRESLCGKKATCVLKEELVLENPLELHRISIHVQDINDNAPEFSEDLILFEIRESAIKGAKFPLTEARDADIGSNAVQDYSLQNNEHFTIHVDSAPGGRKRSELVLSKELDREKDNELKLVLTAVDGGSPRRSGTAVIHVIVLDANDNAPVFSQDVYKASLPENSPLDTVVVTVKASDVDTGSNGDITYHFDHMSDDRVSLFSLDHKKGELRLVGSIDYETDTSIELRIRAKDGPGLTSYCSVMIDITDVNDNAPAISLKSLSNPLPENTKPGTEVGIINVQDRDSESNGQVRCSLQQGVPFKLVPSIKNYYSLVSTGQLDREVVSNYNITITATDEGSPPLSSSKSVQLSVADINDNPPVFEEESYSAYVSENNKAGSTLCSVAARDPDWRQNGTVIYSLLAGEVNGAPVSSYVSVNGDTGVIHAVRSFDYEQLRSFKVQVMARDNGSPPLSSNVTVSVFISDVNDNAPQILYPAPEGNSFMTELVPKAAHGGSLVSKVIAVDADSGQNAWLSYQIVKSTDPGLFTIGVHSGEIRTQRDISESDSMKQNLIVSVKDNGQPSLSATCSMYLLISDNLAEVPELKDISYDEKNSKLTSYLIIALVSVSTFFLTFIIIILGVRC from the exons ATGAACGTCTGGGCATTCTTTGTGAATACAATGGACAGACGGTTTCGTCTGATTCGCTGTTGTGTCGCCTTTCTTTATCTCAGCCTGCATTTCACTGACGGAGATGTGAGCTATTTGGTCGCGGAGGAGATCAAACGCGGTACTGTGATCGGGAGTATTGCTAAGGATCTTGGCCTTGGGATTGCTACACTTTCCTCACGAAAAGCTCGCATTGACACGGACAGGAATGACAAAAGGTATTGTGATATCAGTCTGAGCAACGGGGATTTGATCGTGACTGACCGGATCGACAGGGAAAGTCTTTGTGGAAAAAAGGCGACCTGCGTTTTAAAGGAGGAGCTCGTTTTGGAAAACCCTTTAGAACTACATCGGATCAGTATCCATGTGCAGGACATTAATGACAATGCCCCAGAGTTTAGTGAGGActtgattttatttgaaataagaGAATCGGCCATCAAAGGAGCAAAATTCCCGCTGACCGAGGCCCGGGATGCAGATATTGGTTCAAATGCCGTGCAGGATTACAGCCTTCAAAATAATGAGCACTTCACCATTCATGTGGATTCTGCGCCTGGTGGACGGAAACGCTCGGAATTGGTTTTATCAAAAGAACTGGACAGAGAAAAGGACAACGAATTGAAATTGGTGCTGACTGCTGTAGATGGCGGCTCTCCTCGGAGATCAGGAACAGCCGTCATACATGTCATTGTGCTGGATGCCAATGATAACGCCCCTGTGTTTAGCCAGGACGTTTACAAAGCCAGTCTGCCTGAAAATTCTCCTTTGGATACTGTGGTGGTCACAGTGAAAGCAAGTGATGTGGATACAGGGTCAAATGGTGACATTACATATCATTTCGATCATATGTCAGATGACCGTGTGTCCTTATTCTCACTTGACCATAAGAAGGGGGAGTTGAGGCTCGTTGGCTCCATTGATTATGAAACAGATACTTCAATTGAATTACGCATACGAGCAAAAGATGGTCCAGGTCTGACCTCTTACTGCTCCGTGATGATAGATATAACAGACGTCAATGATAATGCACCTGCTATCAGTCTGAAATCACTATCGAATCCCTTACCAGAAAACACCAAACCTGGCACGGAGGTGGGCATCATTAATGTGCAGGACAGAGACTCTGAGAGTAATGGACAGGTCCGCTGCTCACTCCAGCAGGGTGTCCCTTTTAAGTTAGTTCCCTCTATTAAAAACTATTATTCTCTGGTGAGCACAGGACAGCTGGACCGTGAAGTGGTGTCTAATTACAACATTACAATCACTGCCACTGACGAGGGatctccacctctgtcctcctctaaaaGTGTTCAGTTGTCTGTAGCTGACATCAACGACAACCCACCTGTGTTTGAGGAAGAGTCGTACAGCGCATATGTGAGTGAAAATAACAAAGCTGGCTCCACTTTATGTTCCGTTGCTGCTCGAGACCCTGACTGGAGACAAAATGGGACCGTGATTTATTCACTGTTAGCTGGAGAGGTGAACGGTGCCCCGGTGTCCTCGTATGTGTCTGTGAATGGAGACACGGGGGTGATCCACGCTGTGAGGTCGTTTGATTATGAACAGTTGAGGAGTTTCAAAGTGCAGGTGATGGCCAGAGACAACGGTTCTCCTCCCCTGAGCAGCAACGtgacagtcagtgtgttcataTCAGATGTGAATGACAACGCTCCTCAGATCTTGTACCCCGCCCCGGAGGGCAACTCCTTCATGACCGAGCTGGTCCCCAAAGCTGCACACGGAGGCTCTCTGGTGTCCAAAGTGATCGCAGTGGACGCGGACTCTGGACAGAACGCCTGGCTGTCCTACCAGATAGTCAAGTCTACTGATCCGGGACTTTTCACTATCGGTGTCCACAGTGGAGAGATCAGGACACAGCGGGACATTTCTGAATCTGACAGCATGAAACAGAACCTGATCGTGTCAGTGAAAGATAACGGACAGCCCTCTCTGTCTGCCACCTGCTCCATGTATTTACTGATTTCTGACAACTTGGCTGAGGTTCCAGAGCTGAAGGACATTTCTTATGATGAAAAGAACTCCAAGCTGACTTCCTACCTGATCATTGCGCTGGTGTCTGTGTCCaccttttttctgactttcatcATTATCATCCTGGGTGTGAG ATGTTGA